The Corythoichthys intestinalis isolate RoL2023-P3 chromosome 2, ASM3026506v1, whole genome shotgun sequence DNA segment ttatgttcagacttaaattTACACCTTTTCACATGCTGAATGTTCATGTCtatattttttccctcaaacgcagGTTTGGTCGGCTGATGAGttgcatttatttaatatgtatttatttttttttacattattttattcatttttttggtgTTGTGTTTAGCTGTGCTTGTAGACAAAAGGagtagtgttttgcctgaaggaaggctcaatttttatttattgttatactgATATGACTAtactgactaagaagtttttttttcttctttttgctatatttatttattaagataatgttgagtggtcttaagacaaatgtttattttttgcattctggaGAGTTAAGAGGCTATTAGCAATATTGTATtaattgtgtatgtgtgtgtccaATTTCAATTTGGTAATAAAATCAATTTATTCttggttttcaaaatgtttctttagtagtttttgaagacaaaagtttgaatcaaacggtgtatcacctgaactaattccatgaaagttagtacagattcatttttgcaaaatttttgcctatcaattaaattgtaggttcatattcgtgagaaatataGCCCTGACAGCCGTtctcccaatctgtttggtcttattaatgtcccggccccagcaaaaagtgtacatgcaggttatgctgttatatcgtccctaccaatgttgagaccaaacataCTGTACGCCCTTGGGTGATATATTTCGAGTCTATTGTTTTCATAATGTTTTATCTCATGTGCTGCTTCGATAACCTTTAACTGTCTGCCTACGTACATTTAATTTAACATGACATTCCTGGGGGAAAGTACTGAAGCTGTTAACACTGCCTTAGCAGTCGATATAGATCAGTTTTTGAGTCCATTTTTTACAAATTCTAGATTACAGAGATGTTTGAGTTACTACACTATGGAGACCTGTCCATCCTGATCCTGCAAAGAAAGAGTTGTGAGTTAcgatactgtatgtatttctaCCAGAACGCTAATGTGACTTGTTTGTGTGCTCATCATTAGAGCCCAGCTTTAGGTTGACCTTActcttattatttttaataatgtgCTGCTTTTGCTGCTCCTTAACCCCAGCTGGATGTATGCTGTGGGCAAACTGTTATATAGCCCATCCTTGCCACCTCATCTGTGCTCGGCCTAAACAGAGCCATGGGCTGACGGTCATTTGCGTGTAACCAGCTGACATTATTTAACGAGATGTTATTGTCAAACTAAGTTGTCTTTCTGCCATAAAACATCCAGTGGGAGTGAGTGGCTCTGTTGTGCCCCTGGCAATGAATGCATCCCTGGATCGGGTTCCATAcaatttaattgtgttttgATTGGGACGCACACTCACACTCATTTTAGGCTCGAATGAAACAAGTTTCATAATGAACAACAACGACTGGCTCCCTCGTTTGGCCAACTCAAAGTACAGTCCGCAAGtgattaatataattaatcagccctcgagacataaaaaagaaagaaagaaattaaaTCGGGCTCCTAGGATTGATACGTTTTGGATAGAATTGTTTTTAATGTAGTCATAAAAGTTTAGAATATACttaccaaatttcattctgatcAGTCCACGATTACTGAAGGGGTAGCTATTTTACTGACGTAATTAATTAATCTAATCAATCAGTCCTGTGGCAAACAATCTggctcccccccaaaaaattatatatatattagggctgtcaaacgattaaaatttttaatcgagttaattacagcttaaaaattaattaatcgtaattaatcgcaattcaaaccatctataaaatatgccatatttttctgtaaattatatatatattctgtaaaataaattgttggaatggaaagataagacacaagatggatatatacattcaacatacggtacaaaaggactgtagtgggcatttcactctgtcatttaaatctatctatgctgtcctcactccgaagcgtctactttttccaaagctagacagctagtgaacgacgccttaataattagacttcttcctttttcatctgatttattaataaaatggcctcaaaccattgtcctctttagaccgtcataaaactacaaaaaaaaaagtacacaagcattgcattagcaacaacgttagcttagcacgctatacaggttcactaaacataaacaaaaagagtctcatacaaaaaatataacatttcgcttactaatgtagtatgtacattctttacaacaaccatacttacggacaaatcttgtccaaggatcatataagcacaacattatcagcccgagacgtcgtgcagccataatgaactggaaagaaaacaaaccatgtcgcaaagcgaccacaagagttcgctgttggacagcacaaaatgtcttgctggaaaacttaccaaaaggcagaatactttctgagcagtgttctgccttttggtaagttttacagcaaggccgagacgtcgtgcagccataatgaactggaaagaaaacaaaccatgtcgcaaagcgaccacaagagttcgctgttggacagcacaaaatgtcttgctggaaaacttaccaaaaggcagaatactttctgagcagtgttctgccttttggtaagttttacagcaaggctttttgtgctgtctaacagcaaactcttgtggtcgctttgcgacatggttcattgtcttcttgccagttcaatatggctgcacgacgtctcgggcagtGTGGAGCGGCTGTGtggaggatgaatagtaatcaggtaatgaatccagttgtggctaaacaatagcatatgacagttagcaatCGTGTGGCTTTGTGTAGCTTACCCCTCAGTTCAGCGGGGCGGCGTcaagccagcgagtgaaagccaggccgatgtttattcttgagtattctggtagcctccctttttttccttcctgggacaaaaccttttgtctcttttgttgagctgccatctttgcagaatttaggCAAAAGCGTTCACATCGACATCTGTCTTTATGGGGAAACGGGGAAGTGATGTATGCCGTtatgcagtcagcacatttctagttttttgtgtggcagggttcctgccacctacCTCTAAGTTAATTAATGCTGGTGAAAGCAATAGAGacaccctcaagatataaaagatgtgtcattcaactagtgttCAGTCGACAGATTATCACAAATGTGATGAAAATTTTTATAAAGGCTAAAAAACTACCTAATGTTGCTTTAAACTGGCTATGAAACATATCACCGACAGTATGTGAAACCACTAACATCTGACCTTCAAGCTCCTTGAAGACAATTGAGAAAATAATCAGTGAGTAATTGGGTTACGTAAACATTTTGTAGAGCTTAAAAGTAGTAATCAGTAGATCAAGACAGGTGCTCTCAAATAGCATAAGAATTATGTCCATTCTGATTTTGTCAACCAGAAGGGCTTAAATATCATTCACAAAAAGCATTCACTATACAGAAAGTATCTACGATGCCCTCCAATCATGGCAAAATGTTTGATACTTGAAAtagaattaaataaaaattttgcACAGTCCAGGAAGCATGACCTCCTCAAAAGTCATGCAAATGAGTGCAAATGCCAGAAACACTCTCTACTGTAACCAGACAAAATTTATTGACAACTCATGTAGGAAGAATAGTTACTTTTCATTGAAgaccaatcagaaaaaaaataaatttaacattAACAGGTTAAACCAGATAAATTAATCTTCATACATACTGACAAAATAAGCCCATGCAAGCATGAAAGTGTAATTTATCATGAAATTCTGAATATTGGATCATACACAAATCAATCTATTTGATCTTGATCTGCTTTTAAACAACCTGAAGAAACTCCCAAGTGAGCATTAAATTGTGCTTATAGTCCTTGTGGTGCCATCACTCATTACACTATTTGATTTCAGGTACTATAAAACTGTAGTAGTCCAACAAATGAGAAACCCAATTCCATCAAACTGATAATTGGTAAATTTCACACAATTCTGCAGTCCTCCATCAACATAAGAAGGAGACCAAAAACCTAGCctcatttatttgaaaaactaTTTTCTGGATCGGAGAGTACATGGGTACACTTTAACTGCTTCAAATGCaggaaatgttttcttttgattttaaaaTTGCTATTATCCCTCACTGTACAAAGGACAAATGTTGAATGCAGGTTTAATTTTTGCCTTAGATTTCATTCTTTGCCTGCCCGTGCATCATACTGAATAGCTAATGCTAACAAGATAAGATGGCGGCGGGAGGCATTTTGAAGTTGTCAAactgttttgtttgttgccccAATGAGTCATACACTAACAGCAGACTAACAATCGAAATGTTGACACACTGCTGAGATGGATTTTATTGATTGACTGCTTAacagtttatttttattctcattacTATTAGCTAGATTGTATTTCTAGAACAACGCAGGTTCACATAGTCGGCTTCACCACGCATAATGTGTACACTTAAACACGCATGTTCACTACAGTGCTGTTTTTGGCAACTTTCTCCCTCGTACATGCAACAATATTTCTCTTTTTCTGAGTCGAATGAAAAATTTGGATTtttacactgtatatattaggcacttTCCAAAGTTTACATCTTGCCAAAAGGTGATGCACCTTCGAATTTACAATTCTGCCTTGGCAACTAGAGAAACAAAGGTTAAGTCATCGTATACAACTTACAGTAGCAGCAATGACAGCAGATCAGCGAGACCAGAGAGCAAAACTCCACCTTATATTCTatcacacaaaaagaaaaaaaaacgatctTAGTCTATGAAAAAAAGTGATTGAAAAGTAATGTCCACAGAGATTCCCAGTGGTGCAGGCAGAGATCAAGATGttcctaaatgtttttttttttttttagtatatatATGTGCAGAAACAAGGTTTAACAAAAACCATCCAACGTCTCAATGTTCAGATCTAACAAGCGGTGTACAGGAGATGCAATGTTAATACCTTTGCCAATGAAAAAAGTGGCAGAAAAAGAGCAAGTATAAGGTTCATCTGTGCACTGGGCGTTGCAACTGAAGGAACGGGTCGCTTCCTCTTGGGCCCATTGCAGAGGGCTGTGTTGCAGCAGGAAATGCAGACCGAGTTCAGCCTCCCGGTGCAAAACTGTTGGTAGCCAGAGGAGGCGATGAGGCACGCTGCGGATGATGCACATGACTTCCGATAATGAATCCCTGCGAAGAAGGGACAGGGTGGATTAGTGAGTTGGACAAAGCATCTGatttaaagtgcatacgacaggagaaaaaaagtcttaaataggattattattagAATTAGAATCatcttttgagacgattcgactatatgcaacaatttagcaaagcgcagatgacgagaaattagtttttaaatccgccggttagccacgcctactatTTTAGGTCTCTAGCGTCCcaaacaggtgga contains these protein-coding regions:
- the LOC130912003 gene encoding ly6/PLAUR domain-containing protein 1-like is translated as MRLLVLATLFGVLQVRAGDALQIQCYQCEEMKHNDCSTPEYIVNCTVNVQDMCQKEVLVKPDGIHYRKSCASSAACLIASSGYQQFCTGRLNSVCISCCNTALCNGPKRKRPVPSVATPSAQMNLILALFLPLFSLAKNIRWSFALWSR